The DNA sequence ttcaaaaactagtttatggccacaaaaaccctaattacccaaagctaACAGGATTATATATATGTCACATATTCCAATTAGTTCATGTAATTAGCGATTCAGGAGgaatttgttttcaagctgtagTTCAAGCGAGATAACTCTCTCGAAAATcacaagaactcatgtagaataaCGGTCATACTCTAATTCCATccaaattcataagattaaGAACAAAAGCAATCCTTAAAATtgaatcaatacattaattaaaattgaagAATAATAGTTCTAATCTATAGAaataaatagagctcctaaccttaactaaaaggtttagttgctcatgacttaCAGAGAAACTAGGGTTCTAAAAAACGTGCGGAAGGAAGAAGATGATCTCCAATACAAGAGATCTTTTCCCTTTTTATACTAACCTAATTTGAtacagaaataaaataaaataataaattctaaaactaaaaaagatattgtttgtaaataaaaattacaaaaagaagataaaataaaattaagaaatgCTAAATCCATTTGAGAGGCCCATGAGAAGAAATTTGGACAGCActgctggcgttaaatgccaatttgggcatttaacgccccaAGGGGGAGTAAGCTTGCACACGCTGTTGGCCCTAAACGCTGGCCTGGCATTTAGCGCCCTAGGGGTTGCCAACTTTGTTCCTTTTTTTGCTCCAAACTTTGCCAACTGCTCTGAATTTCAcctgaaatcataaaaacactaaaaaaactcaaagtagcatccaaaggggatttttgcactaaaatcaattaaaactaaataaaatctaactaaaaacaactgaaaaatgataagaaaaagggtataagatgctcacgcatcaacaACCGGACCCAAATTGGGTACACTGTACAACATACTTCAACTAGTCACTCTCTAGTATATTATACTTCACAGCCCTCCTAATGTTGTATGTCTTAACTGCCAAAATAACTTTCTCCTTATTTTCAAACTGTTGTCCAATCTCAAACTCATTGGTGGAATCATCCTCAAGGCCTCCATGACTAAATAAACAATCTAAAGTCATTGCCTCGAGATTCAAAGTGAAAAAGTGATCTGGCCGATCATATGGTCAAGAAATTGTAGGTTGTGTCAGTGCGATTTATATGTTACTATAGTAGTTCATcttttcctcctcctccttctcatCTAGAATTTTCGTTGGTTCAGCCTCAGCATCTTCATCATTACCAAGGTTAACTTGATAGGGATCCATCATTAAGTCTCTGATAACAGAACCCTTATGACTTTTAATATCAGATTGCATCATACCATCATTAGAATCTTCAACATTTGACCCCTCTTGACTACCTTCAATTGGCATATTTAGGCCAGCCATCATTCTTCTAATGTTTCTTCTGATTGCTCCACTTAAAGGCGAGCATCAACAACAGTATCCGCAAATGATCCTTTTCCACCCAAGTCAActagaaaaattaagaaaaacaaataatttcAACAGATTGACATTTGTCAAACGGTTGTGGCAAGCCCTAAAAAGACGTATGTCCTTGTCATCACGTAATTGATACCTAATTcaaaaaacataaaatcttCTCAAAATTGttatctaataaaaataataataaaataacaataactaTTATAATCTATAATATACCTTTTGTAAAACAAAGTATTATCTACTTCAGACAGATATCTGAGTAAACTTTTTCGCTCTTCTCATGTGTTGTTGGCCAATGGCACGCAATATCAAATTCTTCAACGCTGTTAGACTATCAACTTCAGGTGCCATGGATGAAACTACTGGTTGAGCAGACCTAAACACGATAGAACCATCTTCATTATATGTTATTTCATCATCATAATGAATAGATAATAACGAAATTTCAGAAATTGTATAGAGTAAATAGAAGATCAAAATCAAAGAGAATGATGAGCTACTACTACTAAGTTTCGTTTTCAACCAGTCTCAGTAGAGTTTTATAGAGGAGCAAGCATGAAGTTAGCTGGGGGGAAGGGATGGAAAACTTCATATAATCCATGAAGTTCGCCAATGGGGCAACGAACTTGACCTCAACGCCAAAAAAATGGAATCTCGGGAATTAAAATTCGAAtaattcttttgaaaaataaagttttttttattttgtaatggAAAAAATTCCAGAATAATTTCTTTTGAgaaacaatgaattttttaatctaataaaaaaaaatctgcaACAAGGACTTGAAGGGAGATAGAGCAACAAGGTTCATAGACGTAGCTGCGTAAGGGTAAGACATTAGGCCTACTACCTTTCAATTTGTTATTCTTCCTCCATACAAAGTACTCAGGTTGGGCTTACATCGAGTATATTAGGCTTATATCCAGTACAAATTTAAGTACCCGATTAACATAAGCTAgaatctcaaaaaaaaaaaaagaaagaaaagaatcagaaaagattattttaattaatgaataaataaCCATATCGGATTACGAAAaatttgataactcaagttcTTCACCGCCTCAATGACCATCACAAGCCTTCATTCTCCACCCACACCTACACCTATGCCCTCTTAAGCATAGTTGTAAAAACCgaaccggaccggccggttcgaccggAAAACCGGTGAACCGGACCTTGTACCGGTCCGGTTTGGTATATTGACCGTTTAAGGAAATGAACCGGTCAAAACCGGTATGAACCGATCAAACCGGTCAAAACCGACACGGACCAGAACCGAACCGGTCCAGTCAACGGTCAACCCGTGCCGATGACGTCACGCTGACGTCAGCATGCGGGTTGGAAAATTTGGAAAAATTCAATGCAGCGGGGAATCGAACTTGggtcttctcaattgaagaCTAAGTTTATAGCCACTGCACTAATCCATTGCTTTGGTATTGCTAATActtttcttaatatatatttcaatttttttataacatatatatatatatatatatacatggaAATACTTaactcaatattttttaaattaattattttttaattgaaatacaaattaattaattttaaaataaaaaataataatgaatataaaaataaaataaaaattatttattttgagaaaaaaattaatttatataattatttaattatataaaaatatttagaccTTGAAATTATTCTTTAGATATAATTCATAGATTGTTATTCTTATTGTGTCTAATTAAAATACTATATAGTAGTATGAACTAATTATATGTCTATTTTTGTATTAGTTATTTATAGAATTCGACTTAATTGTTCttaaaatgttagtaaaaatatgtatttttcaaaatttaattttagatttttgactatttttattttttatttgtatagtACCGAGTCAACCGGTTCAACCAGTGACCCACCGGTTGAACCAGTGACCCAATGACTTGACCGGTTTGATTACCGgttcggttctgacaactatgcTCTTAAGAATAGAACTAACCAATTTCCACCATCAATGCCACCCGCCTTCAGCCCTCCATCCTTCATATCTTAAACTGCACATCCACCTTCACTCGCCGCTAATCTTGGAAAACCACCACTAACAAGACCTAGCTCCACCACGTTGCCTTCGGAATTGCGGCCTCTTCGAAGCTTTGGGAGTAGAGAAAAAAATGCATTAAGCTATGATATAAGGTAACGAAGATGTGTGGTGTGGTATGGTCGGGTGACAAAGTTAGCTCCACTTGAGAGGGAGAGTGGTTGTCATAAATCGTATCAGAAATGATGGCATTAAGAATGGAGAACGTGTGAATACCCCTAATTTCTTGGATTCCATTGGTTAACGTTACCCGACTTGGATTATTCCATTAATTTGGAAACGCAGTGActgaaaattttgattttggaATGTGGGCAGCGAGGGTTCTTATTCTAGTTTTAGTAAGATAAATTATGGgttaatagtcaaattagttcctgaaagataagatattctttaaatttatccatgaaaatttttttcaatcaaattggtGCTTCAAAGATTACGAATTAATCATATATATCCTTCAGTTACTCTACTCACAATTTTTGTCAACGGTTGATGATGTAAAATGTTAACTGATAGCATACATGACACATACCATGTTTAATTGGATGTTAACTAAATATGTTTAAGAAAATCTATCAATTTAGTCACTAGGTCATATTGGGAATAGAATTTTTGTAATTGGTAAAAATGactaaattgataaattttcataaatatatttgGTAACATCTAATTAGACAGCATCAATCTTTAAAGAAAATTGTTAATGGAGTGGTTAGATGACAAATATGATTAATTCGTAATCTTTGAAGGAccaatttgattaaaaaaaaaaatctttctaaaatgaatttaaaaaatgttttatCTTCCAAGGACTAATTTGAGTATTAATTCGAAAAACTATTAATAAGATGAAAATTTTTATGGTAATCTTGAATTTGTGGATTAAATTTTTGAGAGGattctttgaaataaatttgaggTATAAACAATGTCGTGTACTTTTATTTagagattttttatttagagATCTAAATTTGAATGATATTTTCATCGATTTACAAAAATGATAATCCAtggataatttaaaaatttaatgtaatttttttacagaattaataaaaatttaatagttagatatttttgtcaaatgaaataaattttttgtgggTATATagatagtttaattttttttgtgataaaaaatgattatttatacttaattaattaattatagaaatgattattttttaagCATTTTCTTGCTAAATAATTAGGCTGGTTGAGTGGAGAAATAAACTTGAAGGCAGCCATGGCATCGTCGCTGTCGCCACCCAAAGTTCCGATGGAGCTCCACGTCGGAAACCGCCAGAAGCTTCTGGAATCCCTTCGCCAACATCTGCTTCAGTCGAGCGTCCTTCTTCGCGGCTTCGTCCTCCTCCAGGGTGGCCAAGAGCAAACGCGTCACGACACTGATCACCTCGAGCTCTTCAGGTTCTTCATTTCCACTCTCGTCAAcattattaattagttaataatcGATCATTAGCAGTGCTTACTGCCTGATTTCTCTTGCTTCGTATTTTGCAGGCAGGAGAGTTACTTCGCCTACTTGTTTGGAGTCAGAGAACCTGGTTTCTATGGAGCTATTGTTAGTTCATTTCATCTTAAACAAATTTCCatgtacaaattaaataatgTTTTTTATATAGTAGAGTATAGCTGATTATGATTTGTGTATGTTGTTTAAGGACGTTGAAAGCGGGGAATCTATACTCTTTGCTCCTCGGTTACCTGATGAGTATGCTGTTTGGCTGGGAGAAATAAAACCACTGTCCTATTTTAAGGTGATTCAATTGAATGATTAATAAGTATTGAGTATTCCTTCATGGATTTGCAAGTTAAATTCTGTGTTTTTGAGGGTCACATCTTTGCACTTTTTGATTCTTCTTGCAGGAACACTACATGGTTAGCACGGCATGCTTCACAGATGAAATTGCAAGTGTTTTGCAAGAGCGTTACAAGGGTTCGGGGAAACCCTTGCTCTTTCTCTTGCATGGCCTAAACACAGATAGCAACAATTTCTCTACACCAGCTGACTTTGAGGTTTTCAACGCTCTTGTTGTTGTTTTGATTAAGAAATGGATTAGTATAGTCATTTGCTTCCATTGGTGTCATATTATTTCTTACCCGATAATGTTGTTGCATCTGATCTCAGTTGCACCAATGCTGTTTGTTGTTATTCGTGATGACATGGTTGTACTTGCACATTTCTTCCTTTGGAAACTggatttatttatatttataatttgaatttcTTAGGGCATCGACAACTTCAATAAGGATGTGACAACTTTGCATCCCATACTAACTGAATGCCGAGTCATCAAGTCAGAAATGGAGATTGCTCTTGTCCAGTATGCAAATGATATTAGCTCTGAAGCTCATGTTGAGGTAACTAATTATCATGCCTAAACTTTTGCTTTTCTCCTGAATATTGTTTAATATTGATGTGAAATGTTCTTACAGCCATGGAGATAACTATCCCAATAATATTTCATTATGCATATCTTCTTGACACAGAATTTCATTTGAAAACCCTTATAAACCATATCTTCTTGACACCTATTTTATAGTTAGCAATAATCTTCTGagtttttttacttttttgtaGCTTTAAAATGAAAGTGATTATGGGAATTACCGTTTAGATTTAATGATATTTTCGTAGATAAAACAAGGTGCTGATATAGAACAAATAGTCCACAAAGAGGACTAGCTTCATTTACTTTGTTACATTTCTTCCCTTTTTATTCCGTGTAATGGATTTAAGTAACGGAATTAGGAACATTTGTTCGTGGTTTTAACAGATATCCTATCTATTGGTAGggaaaaatgatatataatataaaCAAAGTTGAAACGAATTTTGTTGTACATCACAATGAAACAGGTTATGAGAAATGCTAAAGTGGGCATGAAGGAGTATCAGCTAGAAAGCATGTTCCTTCACCACACCTACATGTATGGTGGATGTAGGCATTGCTCCTACACATGTATATGTGCTACTGGTGATAACAGGTACACCACTTTGATAATGCAACTGTACTCTTTTTAATTCATATGGTTCTTGGATAATTTGGTCTATGTCCATTTGTAGGGAATGCTTCTTGGTTCTGTTTACCCATATAAAATTAGAAACTGAGTAGTTGAAACACTGTTTAATTTGTGGCTTCATGCCCATATCTGTTTCTGCAGTAGCAAAATGAAGGATCATTTACATTTTTTAACTTCAAGTGCTATTTTGTGAATAATTGTGATACCATGCATGAAGTTttcatattatttattatttatgttttttaagTAGCAGCATTCTATGTCATAAATATTTGTGCATCAATGCAGTGCTGTTCTCCATTATGGGCATGCAGCAGCTCCAAATGACAAGGTATGGCATATTTATTCCCTTGTTTTTTTGGTCATTATGTTTGCAGGCGATGCTATTAGGATTGATTGGCTATCAGAATTCTGGTCATTAAGATCAATTGGTTGTTGTTTGCAACATTTTTCTGTGCTATATGGTGACTTTATATCTGACAAATCACCATAAAGAGACCAAATAAGATGATTTCTTTTGTCTGAATTCACGGTTAGTAGTTGTTTACTCCTAAGGATTATGATTGATTGGTTTTTGTTGCAAAATTTTGTGTGCTATATGTGACAAATCAACATGCTAAAGTATTGAAAGCTTACCTTTTGCTTTTCCTTTAGAAAGAGACAAAATAAGATGAAGCTATTGTCTAAATTTCGATGACCAGTACTTGTATACTTCTAAGGTTGTGTAAGTTTTAAAAACATCCCTTTTTTTGTAGACTCTGGAAGATGGAGGGATGGCACTACTTGATATGGGAGCTGAATACCACTTTTATGGGTCCGACATCACATGCTCTTTCCCTGTAAGTCTATCCATTAGCAAATAAATCTGTTCTTTGCGGTAAAATTGCGAGTAATCTTACTGTGTCTTCAGACATGACTCTGCTAACTTGGCATAGAACTACGTATCTTTGTCTGTTCTTGtattttattgttttagttATACGCTATCATGTACTAATATTGTTCTGTGATTGTACCAGGCATTAGTGGTATGTGAATTCTCACTTTATGCTCAATTTATACTTTTCTGTGCAGATAAATGGAAAGTTTACGATTGATCAGACTCTGATATATAATGTAAGTGCTTTCTTCTAATAAATCCTATTTTATCAAAGTCTAAACAAAGATCTTTATTTTGTGCACACTACACAAATCTGTACCACTGCAGTTTAATCCCGCACTGCTGTGCATTTTCCCCTACAGTTCTTAGTTCCAATTTGCATGTTATGCAGGCTGTCCTTGATGCTCATAATGCTGTTATATCTGCAATGAAGCCTGGAGTATTCTGGGTTGATATGCACATGTATGATCAAATACCAGTATTGCTTCTGACTGACTCTGATAAAATACTGTAGACCCTAAGATGTCTGTGATCCTTGGTTTCAAGTGGTAATGGTTGTGGACAAGTAAAATTATATGTGCTATATTTAAGCTTCTGGGTTTTTAAATATAACAATATTCATGAGCAATTACAAGTATCTCCCCCCCCTCCcccctcttttctctttctctctcccctCTTCTTTTTCCAATATATTTTAGGGGTGCAGTGTTTGATATTGTATGCTGATTTTCAACGTTATTTATAATGAAAACAGTAAGACAAATTTATGCAGGGATCAGAAGTCTGAATGAGTTAAATATCCATGGATGGTTTTTGTATATTGAAAATTCCTTTATTACTTTCACGTGAAGGTACATTGCATTGTTGCCTCTGATTTCCTTTTCTAACATTGCAGATTAGCAGAAAGAGTCATTTTAGAGGCACTAAAGAAGGGACAAGTTGTTGTAGGGTAATAAcatttttatgtcttttgttATTGTCTTCACGAGGGGAAACAAATTGAATCTTGATACTACCTCATGTGTACTGTTAGctaaattgtattttttgtaGTGATGTTGATGAGATGGTGACTGCACGCTTGGGTGCTGTTTTTATGCCACATGGTCTGGGCCATTTCCTTGGTCTTGATACACATGACCCTGGGGGCTACATAAAGGTCTTTGTGTAACTTGCTCACAGTCACATATTCCACTGTCCTTTTCCCCACTCATATAATGAAAGTTGTTCTGAATTGTAGGGTCTGGAAAGAAGAAAGGAACCTGGACTAAAATCATTGCGTACAGTCAGAGAGCTCCAGGAAGGAATGGTTAGTTATGGCTCTTTTGAGTTAACAGAACTTCCTATATAATATGCAAGGGTTAATCTACATTAGGAATGACAGTAATGATACACCTGAAacttgttttctatttttattttttaaaggaaaaaaaaagagtctTTTTGGTTTATTAAGCCATCTAGCTGCCCTCTGTATTCTATTTGAAAGATTTGTGACCCAAAGTCCCAAAGTCTTCATTGGAGCTTTACTTGTTAGTCTTTTGGGCATGGTAATACTGAACGTTAAAATCGAAAGAATTATCATTATAATTGTGAACCCTTGTTTGCTTTAGTTGGTACTTGGTTTGGTAGTAGAAATATAAACTTGGTGGTAAGTAACCTTGGTTTACTCTTATAGGTCATCACTGTGGAACCT is a window from the Arachis stenosperma cultivar V10309 chromosome 3, arast.V10309.gnm1.PFL2, whole genome shotgun sequence genome containing:
- the LOC130970704 gene encoding uncharacterized protein LOC130970704, yielding MASSLSPPKVPMELHVGNRQKLLESLRQHLLQSSVLLRGFVLLQGGQEQTRHDTDHLELFRQESYFAYLFGVREPGFYGAIDVESGESILFAPRLPDEYAVWLGEIKPLSYFKEHYMVSTACFTDEIASVLQERYKGSGKPLLFLLHGLNTDSNNFSTPADFEGIDNFNKDVTTLHPILTECRVIKSEMEIALVQYANDISSEAHVEVMRNAKVGMKEYQLESMFLHHTYMYGGCRHCSYTCICATGDNSAVLHYGHAAAPNDKTLEDGGMALLDMGAEYHFYGSDITCSFPINGKFTIDQTLIYNAVLDAHNAVISAMKPGVFWVDMHILAERVILEALKKGQVVVGDVDEMVTARLGAVFMPHGLGHFLGLDTHDPGGYIKGLERRKEPGLKSLRTVRELQEGMVITVEPGCYFINALLCPAMNSPETSKFINQEVIKRFNGFGGVRIESDVLVTAAGCYNMTKCPREIKEIEAVMAGAPWPIKKTLSNHVNGNSSLGF